The genomic region GATGATCGGACTGCCGTTGCGCGATGCGATCGGCGAACCGCTGGTGAGTTTCACCGAACTCTTGCTCGCAACCCCTGTCGTGCTCTGGGCGGCCCTGCCCTTCTTCCGCCGGGCCTGGAACTCACTCCTCAACCGCAGTCCGAACATGTGGACGCTGATCGGCCTCGGCGTCGGTACCGCCTATGTCTACAGCGTCGTCGCGACACTTGCGCCCGGCCTTTTTCCCATGAGTTTCAGGGGCCATGGCGAGACGGTGCCTGTCTATTTCGAGGCAGCTGCCGTCATCGTGGCGCTGGTCTTCGTCGGCCAGGTGCTGGAACTGAAGGCGCGCGAGCGGACGGGCTCGGCCATTAGGGCACTGCTCGACCTTGCGCCAAAGACGGCGCGCCGCCTTAGTGCCGACGGCAGCGAAACGGACATCGAAGTGGACGACATCGCAAGCGGCGACCGGCTTCGGGTGCGGCCAGGCGAGCGCGTGCCGGTCGACGGGTCGGTCAGCGAAGGACAATCAACTGTCGATGAATCGATGATCACCGGTGAGCCGCTCCCCGTTGAAAAGACAAAAGGCGATGCTGTCACCGGCGGCACCATCAACCGCCACGGCACTTTCGTGATGACGGCCGAGCGCGTGGGCGCGGAAACAATGTTATCGCGTATCGTCGATATGGTCGCCAAGGCACAGCGCTCGCGTGCGCCAATCCAGGGCGCAGTTGACCGGGTCTCGGCCATCTTCGTACCTGCCGTCGTTGTAACAGCGATTGTTGCCTTCCTCGTCTGGGCCATTTTCGGGCCGGAGCCGTCGATGGCGCATGGACTGCTTGCCGCGGTTGCCGTGCTCATCATCGCTTGCCCGTGCGCACTCGGCCTTGCCACGCCGATGTCGATCATGATTGCGACCGGCCGGGGCGCGCAGGAGGGCGTGCTGGTCAAGGATGCTGAAGCACTGGAGCGTTTTTCGAAGGTCGATACCTTGATCGTCGACAAGACGGGCACGTTGACCGAAGGCAAGCCGCGTCTTACCGACGTCGTACCGATGGACGCCATCAGCGAGGAACGGCTGCTGCTGCTGGCGGCGAGCCTGGAGCGCGGTTCCGAACATCCGCTGGCCGAAGCGATCATTGCCGGCGCACAAGAGCGGAACGTCAAACTGGTTGATGTCACCGGCTTCGAGGCTGTGACCGGCAAAGGCGTAAAAGGCCATGCCGACAAGACGGCCGTGGCGCTTGGCAACGCCGCGATGATGAGCGATCTCGGCATCGATCCCGGGCCACTTGCCGAAAAAACCCGCGCCTTGCGTGACGAAGGCAAGACCGTAATGTTCGTCACCATCGATGGCAGCCTTGCGGGTTTCGTTGCGGTTGCCGATCGCATCAAGGCGACAACGGCCGAGGCGATCGGCGCGTTGCACGAAAGCGGGCTGCGCATCATCATGGCAACCGGCGACAACGAGCGCACAGCAAGCGCCGTCGCAAAAAGCCTCGGGATCGATGAAGTGCGCGCCGACGTTTTGCCGGAAGGCAAGAAGGCGCTGATCGACGAACTCCATGCAAAGGGCGCGGTCGTTGCAATGGCCGGCGACGGCGTGAATGACGCTCCGGCGCTTGCCGCTGCAGATGTCGGTATCGCCATGGGAACGGGCGCAGATGTCGCGATGGAAAGCGCCGGCATTACCTTGGTCAAGGGTGACCTCAACGGAATCGTGCGTGCCCGGCGGCTGGCAGAGGCGACGATGCGCAACATCCGCCAGAATCTCGGCTTCGCCTTCGGCTATAATGCGCTTGGCGTGCCCGTCGCCGCGGGCTTGCTCTACCCGGTCTTTGGCCTACTGCTCTCGCCGATGATTGCCGCAGCGGCCATGAGCCTGTCGTCGGTCTCCGTGATCGGCAACGCGCTGCGACTGAGGCTCCAGAAACTCTGAAAGGACAAGAGGATGAACATCGGCGAAGCATCGGACCGGTCCGGTCTGCCATCGAAGACCATCCGCTACTACGAGGATATCGGCCTGATCAGCCCCGGCAGGGGCGCAAACGGCTATCGTGACTATGCCGCAGCCGATGTCCATAAGCTGCGCTTCCTCCAGCGCTCGCGTGGCTTGGGTTTCTCCGTCGAGGAATGCCGCCAGCTTTTGGCGCTCTACGAAGACAAAAGCCGGGCAAGCGCCGATGTGAAGGAGATCGCACAAGGTAAGCTCAATGAGATTGATCGCAAGATCCGCGAGTTGATGGACCTGCGCCGGACGCTCGAGCATCTGGTGCATGCCTGCCATGGCAACGGCCGGCCGGATTGTCCAATTCTGGAGGAGTTGTCGGATGGAAAAACTGTCTAGACACCAG from Rhizobium gallicum bv. gallicum R602sp harbors:
- a CDS encoding heavy metal translocating P-type ATPase translates to MNTQDHHHHGISNCSSHQSLDNLGKAAVARDPVCGMTVDPHAGKPSLNYQGHTYHFCSDGCREKFEATPNDYLTAKDPVCGMSVERTTAQHFLKHDGDKFYFCSARCKAKFEADPEIYRQEKRQGPKPMPKGTQYTCPMHPEVVSDHPGDCPKCGMALEPMGIPPAEGGPNPELADFTRRLWISAALAIPLLVLGMGPMIGLPLRDAIGEPLVSFTELLLATPVVLWAALPFFRRAWNSLLNRSPNMWTLIGLGVGTAYVYSVVATLAPGLFPMSFRGHGETVPVYFEAAAVIVALVFVGQVLELKARERTGSAIRALLDLAPKTARRLSADGSETDIEVDDIASGDRLRVRPGERVPVDGSVSEGQSTVDESMITGEPLPVEKTKGDAVTGGTINRHGTFVMTAERVGAETMLSRIVDMVAKAQRSRAPIQGAVDRVSAIFVPAVVVTAIVAFLVWAIFGPEPSMAHGLLAAVAVLIIACPCALGLATPMSIMIATGRGAQEGVLVKDAEALERFSKVDTLIVDKTGTLTEGKPRLTDVVPMDAISEERLLLLAASLERGSEHPLAEAIIAGAQERNVKLVDVTGFEAVTGKGVKGHADKTAVALGNAAMMSDLGIDPGPLAEKTRALRDEGKTVMFVTIDGSLAGFVAVADRIKATTAEAIGALHESGLRIIMATGDNERTASAVAKSLGIDEVRADVLPEGKKALIDELHAKGAVVAMAGDGVNDAPALAAADVGIAMGTGADVAMESAGITLVKGDLNGIVRARRLAEATMRNIRQNLGFAFGYNALGVPVAAGLLYPVFGLLLSPMIAAAAMSLSSVSVIGNALRLRLQKL
- the cueR gene encoding Cu(I)-responsive transcriptional regulator, with product MNIGEASDRSGLPSKTIRYYEDIGLISPGRGANGYRDYAAADVHKLRFLQRSRGLGFSVEECRQLLALYEDKSRASADVKEIAQGKLNEIDRKIRELMDLRRTLEHLVHACHGNGRPDCPILEELSDGKTV